A genomic window from Salvia splendens isolate huo1 chromosome 11, SspV2, whole genome shotgun sequence includes:
- the LOC121755760 gene encoding serine/threonine-protein phosphatase 2A activator-like: MEPSPDHLHHHHEAHSSVCAKCGGPAAFPTPPPPSDTPSYIPIRFPAVNLPPSPTNTRETILRTPVPHAEKVQPITLPHQFTAPSKRIRSPDDLSTFHSSPSFRNFLGFVVSLSESTKSRKLSDPCHVSPAVETLVSILQKLTDFVDEIPPAPQTARYGNVSYRVWHERMSAEAEAFMLMFLPLQLRDATVEIVPYFTDGFGNAMRIDYGTGHETNFAAWLYCLAKLGVVSEEDYQALVSRVFFKYMELMRKLQITYSLEPAGSHGVWGLDDYHFLPYIFGSSQLIDHKYMKPKSIHNDDILENFCNEYLYLSCIVFVKKVKKGLFAEHSPMLDDISGVPNWKKVNGGLLKMYKVEVLEKVPIMQHFLFGSIIKWPE, encoded by the exons ATGGAACCCTCACCGGACCACCTACACCACCACCACGAGGCGCACTCATCCGTCTGCGCCAAGTGCGGTGGACCCGCCGCCTTCCCCACCCCTCCGCCCCCCTCCGACACCCCTTCCTACATCCCCATCCGTTTCCCCGCCGTCAACCTCCCCCCCTCCCCCACCAACACCAGAGAAACCATCTTGCGCACCCCCGTCCCCCACGCCGAGAAGGTCCAACCCATCACTCTCCCCCACCAATTCACCGCCCCCTCCAAGCGAATCCGCTCCCCCGACGACCTCTCCACCTTCCACTCCTCCCCCTCCTTCCGCAACTTCCTCGGCTTCGTCGTCTCCCTCTCCGAATCCACCAAATCTCGCAAACTCTCCGATCCCTGCCACGTCTCCCCCGCCGTTGAAACCCTAGTCTCGATTCTCCAGAAACTGACTGACTTTGTCGACGAAATCCCTCCCGCGCCGCAGACTGCTCGCTACGGAAACGTCTCCTACCGCGTGTGGCACGAGCGGATGAGCGCCGAGGCTGAGGCGTTTATGCTCATGTTTCTGCCGCTTCAGCTTCGCGACGCTACCGTGGAAATTGTGCCGTATTTTACCGATGGATTTGGCAATGCGATGCGAATCGATTATG GAACTGGCCATGAGACAAATTTTGCAGCATGGTTGTATTGCTTGGCAAAACTAGGTGTTGTGTCAGAAGAGGATTATCAAGCCTTGGTGTCAAGAGTATTCTTCAAATACATGGAGTTAAtgagaaaattacaaatcactTATAGCTTAGAGCCTGCAGGATCCCATGGTGTGTGGGGACTTGATGACTACCATTTCTTGCCATACATATTTGGGTCATCTCAATTGATTGATCACAAGTATATGAAGCCAAAGTCCATTCATAATGATGATATATTAGAGAACTTCTGTAATGAATACTTGTACCTCTCCTGTATTGTTTTTGTGAAGAAGGTGAAAAAGGGGTTGTTTGCTGAGCATTCACCTATGTTGGATGACATTAGCGGTGTTCCTAATTGGAAGAAGGTGAACGGTGGGCTGCTAAAGATGTATAAAGTAGAAGTTCTGGAGAAGGTTCCTATTATGCAGCACTTTCTCTTTGGTTCAATTATCAAATG
- the LOC121756431 gene encoding transcription factor SRM1-like, with protein MSAEESSGSEWSWEQDKQFEDAVASYGEDCSDRWEKIAAEVPGKSVEEVKRHYGLLVNDIEAIESDFVEIPCYNPNSYSSHRRKYSKRERCKAMAWTEDEHRLFLMGLDKCGKGDWKTISRDFVDTRTPLQISSHAQKYFNRLNSTNKQRMRSSIHDITNVNNGNGDVSVPQVPITCQTNGSAEGGSSGNPNRSFKQNKYHINR; from the exons ATGTCTGCTGAGGAATCAAGTGGCTCCGAGTGGAGTTGGGAGCAGGATAAACAATTTGAGGATGCAGTAGCTTCGTATGGCGAGGACTGTTCGGACAGATGGGAGAAAATTGCAGCAGAGGTGCCTGGGAAATCTGTGGAAGAGGTTAAACGCCACTATGGACTTCTTGTTAATGATATAGAAGCAATCGAGTCGGACTTTGTAGAGATTCCATGTTATAATCCAAACAGTTACTCCAGTCACAGACGCAAGTATTCTAAGCGGGAGCGTTGTAAGGCGATGGCTTGGACAGAGGACGAGCACAG GTTGTTTCTTATGGGGCTGGACAAATGCGGTAAAGGTGACTGGAAAACCATTTCCCGTGACTTTGTGGACACGAGGACACCTCTACAAATTTCTAGTCATGCTCAGAAGTATTTTAATCGCCTGAACTCTACGAACAAACAGAGGATGCGATCAAGCATCCACGACATCACCAATGTTAACAATGGCAATGGGGACGTTTCAGTGCCTCAAGTTCCGATCACATGTCAAACGAATGGTTCGGCTGAAGGAGGCTCATCTGGAAACCCTAATAGATCcttcaaacaaaataaatatcatatCAATAGATGA
- the LOC121756430 gene encoding calumenin-like, which translates to MGKVSLIVYITVAVVVLLLISRSSNNKSHRHRHRRLKVRSNFTFTAPAAAAFDPVVAEIERKREDRQWEHQYIHAHNPNSTSAEPEWEDFMNAEDYLNDEEKFNVTSRLVLLFPSIDLDPPDGYVSASELTQWNLKQSQKEVLHRTQREMEVHDKNKDGFVTLAEYVPPTWVLNSDNNTFGYDMGWWKGDHFNASDADGDGQLNITEFNDFLHPSNTTNPKLLEWLCKEEIRERDTDKDGKINYTEFYHGIYDLIRTHGEGVHDSSHEPAEEAPAKLLFSQLDKNGDGYLSHEELLLVIRKIHPSELYYAKQQSEYIMQQADADNDGRLSLLEMIENPYVFYSAVFDEDEDEDYDYHDEFR; encoded by the exons ATGGGCAAAGTTTCTTTGATCGTCTACATCACAGTCGCCGTCGTCGTCCTGCTCCTCATCTCGCGCTCCTCCAACAACAAAtcccaccgccaccgccaccgccgcctcaaGGTCCGCTCCAACTTCACCTTCACGgcccccgccgccgccgcattCGACCCCGTTGTCGCCGAAATTGAGCGCAAGCGCGAGGACAGGCAGTGGGAGCACCAATACATCCATGCTCACAACCCTAACTCGACCTCGGCCGAGCCGGAGTGGGAGGATTTCATGAACGCCGAGGATTACCTCAACGACGAGGAGAAGTTCAATGTCACTAGCAGGTTGGTGCTCCTTTTCCCCAGCATTGATCTCGATCCGCCCGATGGCTACGTCAGTGCGAGCGAGTTGACTCAGTGGAACTTGAAGCAGAGCCAGAAGGAGGTGCTGCATAGGACCCAGAGGGAGATGGAGGTTCACGACAAGAATAAAGATGGATTCGTCACTCTAGCTGAGTATGTGCCGCCCACCTGGGTCTTAAATTCAG ACAATAACACATTTGGATATGATATGGGCTGGTGGAAAGGGGATCATTTTAATGCATCAGATGCAGATGGAGATGGCCAGTTGAATATCACAGAGTTCAATGA TTTTCTGCATCCATCTAATACAACCAATCCCAAATTGCTTGAGTGGTTGTGCAAGGAAGAAATAAG GGAAAGAGATACCGACAAAGATGGGAAGATTAATTATACAGAATTTTACCATGGAATTTATGACTTGATTAGAACACATGGTGAAGGGGTTCATGATTCGTCACATGAACCTGCTGAGGAGGCCCCAGCAAAATTATTGTTCAGTCAGCTTGACAAAAATGGTGATGG TTATTTGTCACATGAAGAATTGCTACTGGTTATTCGAAAAATACATCCCTCGGAGCTCTATTATGCTAAACAGCAGTCAGAGTACATCATGCAGCAG GCTGATGCAGATAACGATGGGCGTCTGAGCTTGCTCGAGATGATTGAGAACCCATATGTTTTCTATAGTGCTGTATTTGATGAAGATGAAGACGAAGATTATGATTACCATGATGAATTCCGCTAG
- the LOC121754359 gene encoding pectinesterase 2-like, which produces MVDGYQDTLFAHSHRQFYRECEIYETVDFMFGDAVVVIQNNNIYLKRGVSNTNIITAQGKQTPQSISGISIHNCFILAAENLDSVETFLGRPWQNYSTVVIMESQLGSFIDPRGWRAWGGSDPRLGVPDTILYVEYNNVGPGSVTTKRVHWEGLKVEDTLEYARSYTVGSFLGGGDWLPSTSVAFEADLYSFHPNSEAYSFLRCFGLGITFSFLAII; this is translated from the coding sequence ATGGTGGACGGATATCAAGACACTCTGTTCGCGCACTCCCATCGCCAGTTCTACCGAGAGTGCGAAATATACGAAACAGTGGACTTCATGTTCGGAGACGCAGTTGTGGTCATCCAAAACAACAACATATACCTTAAGAGAGGGGTCTCCAACACAAACATCATAACTGCGCAAGGTAAACAAACCCCTCAGTCGATATCAGGCATATCCATACACAACTGTTTCATCTTAGCTGCTGAGAATCTTGATAGCGTCGAGACATTCTTGGGGCGGCCTTGGCAGAACTACTCCACCGTCGTGATAATGGAGAGCCAACTGGGAAGCTTCATCGATCCCCGGGGCTGGAGAGCTTGGGGAGGAAGCGATCCTCGTCTAGGCGTTCCCGATACTATACTGTATGTCGAGTATAATAATGTCGGCCCGGGTTCTGTGACTACAAAAAGAGTTCACTGGGAAGGGCTCAAAGTTGAAGACACTCTGGAGTATGCAAGAAGCTACACAGTTGGATCCTTCCTTGGCGGAGGCGATTGGCTTCCGTCAACAAGTGTTGCGTTCGAGGCAGATTTATACTCCTTTCATCCCAATAGTGAAGCGTATTCCTTTTTGAGATGTTTTGGCTTAGGCataacattttcatttttggcaATAATTTAG